ACAGCCAAGGTTCAGGCAATTGCTAATGCCAATATCGAAAGATATCAATTAAAAGATTAGTCTCTTCCCGCCTATAAAACTTTTAACAAGGAGAACTTTTTATGCAGGATTTAAGTTTTTTTAATATTGAAATTTCGCCCTGGATACTTGCTCCTGTTATCTATTTTATCTGGGTCAGCTTGCTACTTATTCTTAAGAAGATAGCTTATGCTAGAATGCAGCAGTTAGCAGGCAGGACAGCTTCGGAGCTGGATGATGTATTTTTAAATGCACTCGATTTTCCGCTCCTGCTTTTGATATTTGTAAGTGGTGCAGTTATTGTGGAGAAGGTTGCGCCGCTTGCCTTAGAGCAAGAATTAACGCAAGGCTTTGTGATTGCATTTAAGGCCACAACCGTAGTTGCCATTGTCTTGTTTCTGGATAGACTTCTTAGAAATCTTATCCAGGCATATTCTTCAAAAATAAACATCTTGAAGACTTCCGGGGGTGTAGCCCAGACATTTGTCAGGATTATTGTTTTAGCGCTGGGCCTATTGATATTATTGGACAGCTTCGGTGTATCTATTACGCCTGTATTAGCTTCTCTAGGCATAGGTTCTTTGGCAGTAGCCTTGGCCTTACAGCCTACTTTAGAAAACTTCTTTTCGGGAATTCAAATCGTTATTGATAAATCTATTAAGGTAGGTCAGTTCATTAAACTTGACTCCGGAGAAGAAGGCTATGTGCAAAAAATCGGCTGGCGCTCTACTTGGGTGAGGATGCTTCCGAATAATATAGTGGTTATGCCGAATAAAACTCTAGTTAATTCCAAGATAGTTAATTATTATTACCCTGATCAGGAAATGGCTGTCCTAGTTCAAGTTGGCGTTCATTATGAAT
This window of the Candidatus Omnitrophota bacterium genome carries:
- a CDS encoding mechanosensitive ion channel family protein; the protein is MQDLSFFNIEISPWILAPVIYFIWVSLLLILKKIAYARMQQLAGRTASELDDVFLNALDFPLLLLIFVSGAVIVEKVAPLALEQELTQGFVIAFKATTVVAIVLFLDRLLRNLIQAYSSKINILKTSGGVAQTFVRIIVLALGLLILLDSFGVSITPVLASLGIGSLAVALALQPTLENFFSGIQIVIDKSIKVGQFIKLDSGEEGYVQKIGWRSTWVRMLPNNIVVMPNKTLVNSKIVNYYYPDQEMAVLVQVGVHYESDLKHVEKVTMEVGEEIMKKVKGGVPEFKPFIRYHTFNDFSIDFTVILRCKEFVDNYLIKHEFIKRLHERYAKEGINIPYPIRAINYSQEKAQGPIKK